The DNA region TTTATACAGCGCGTTCCACAATATATGCTTGCCTCCTATCTTGATTTTTCTCCTGAATTTCTGAGTAAAATCAGAGCCGGTAAAGTCTAATCTGTTTTCTTGAAGTACTTCAAGTTTTTTCCAATCCATCTTACGGAACTTTGTTGTGAACTTTAAAACACATCAAAATGGAAACCAGAGTAAATATTTTAAAAACGGCTCCTGAGGCCTATAAAGCAATGATGGGGTTAGAGAAATTCCTTGCTTCTACTTCATTAACCCCAATCCACAAAGAACTCATCAAAATCCGCGCTTCGCAAATTAACGGTTGTGCCTACTGTATTAATATGCATACGAGAGACGCCCGTAAAATGGGTGAAACCGAGCAAAGAATCTATCTGTTGAATGCCTGGAGAGAAACCCAACTCTATACAGAAGAAGAGCAGGCAATTTTAGCCATGACCGAAGAGATTACCCTAATCCAGAATCACTTGTCAAAAGCTACCTACGACAATGCCCGAAGATTATTTGACGAAGAATATATTGCTGCTATTATTATGATGATTACGACAATCAATGCGTGGAACCGCATCGCAATTTCTACAGAAATGGCATTAGACTAAATGATAAAAAAGCCCGGCAATTGCCGGGCTTTTTTATAGTTTCTATTGAAAAACTTCTTCTGTAGTTCCATCGTAACTGGCAAACACCATACTCGGATGTGAATCCTGATGGCAGATTGTTCCATCTTTATCAATGGCAATTGCACCGGCAAAACCGTCAAAAGGTTTCAGTTCCTTAAATGTTTTTTCAAAGGCCTGTTTTAAAGAAAATCCA from Flavobacterium lindanitolerans includes:
- a CDS encoding carboxymuconolactone decarboxylase family protein — protein: METRVNILKTAPEAYKAMMGLEKFLASTSLTPIHKELIKIRASQINGCAYCINMHTRDARKMGETEQRIYLLNAWRETQLYTEEEQAILAMTEEITLIQNHLSKATYDNARRLFDEEYIAAIIMMITTINAWNRIAISTEMALD